The nucleotide window TTCGGCGGGCGCGGGCGGAGGTGGCTGCGTTCGCGGCCGATCCGGACAACGCGACGGCGTGGTACCGGAACATCACCGCGGTGGAGTGGGTCACCCCGAGGCCGGCGGGGGTGGGGTCGCGGATCGCCTTCACCGCGCGCTTCCTGGGGCGGCGGCTCGCCTACACCTATGAGGTCCGCGAGGCCGTGCCGGGCGAACGGTTCGTGATGAGCACCGCTCAGGGCCCCTTTCCGAT belongs to Candidatus Dormiibacterota bacterium and includes:
- a CDS encoding SRPBCC family protein → MAVDVLTSIEIRRARAEVAAFAADPDNATAWYRNITAVEWVTPRPAGVGSRIAFTARFLGRRLAYTYEVREAVPGERFVMSTAQGPFP